The DNA sequence TGAAGAGTATGTGGTGTATCGAATAGAGGCTCAACATAAAAAGTATGTCAAGTTAGAACAACATCAATTTAAAATGGATACTGAAAAAGGTATACATGAATTCGTAATTGTAGAACTTACGAGTGATGCAGTTGTAAGAATGATACAAGAAGAAGGGTATGAATTAACAGAAATCGATATTGAAGAAATTAAACTTGGGCTAGATAATAGTTATTGTGAAATGTGTTACTATATGATTGAATATTATTTCAATAGTGGTGATTACTTAGATTTAGATAATGGGTATTATCATGGTGAAACTTTGTGGTTAAATGATGTTTGGATTAATCATCAGTATATTGAAACTAAATGGAATATATTTACTGATAAAAAAGAAGCTATTAATTGGATTTATGAGAATTATCTCGAAGATGAATGGGTAGTAGAGGAAATCATATCTTAAAGAATATATATTATCTTAATATTGTTAGTATTAGAAAAAAATAAAAAAACCATTATCTCAAATCAGATTTAATCTGAACTCAGATAATGGTTTTTATTTGGATTAATTTTCCTGTAACAGTTGTGGACGTGGATATTATGGTGGAGATGGGGGGAGTCGAACCCCCGTCCTAAAACACCGACCACTTAACTTTCTACAAGTTTAGTCTCCTATTAAATTTAACGGGTGACTGGTTAGGCGACACACCTGTCAGACCGCGAGTTTGATCATCTCTTCTAGGCTATTCAAACGGCACAGACTAGCGTATCCCACTACAGTGAGCCTAGTCATTCAACATGGGCGATTGAATGGTAGGCAGCTACGTTATATTAAGCAGCTAATTGTAAGTTTGTTTTTCCGGTTATTAAAACCTCGACCTTTTAACGTGGGTTAACACGACTTGCTTATTAAGCTCAAATGCCCCAGTCGAATCCGTAACATCCCCAGGTTAATTTGATTACATAAAACATTATACTTTATTTTATCTGATTTGACAAGTTCTCATAACTGTCAATCCAAGTCAACACTCCCAATAGTATGTGAATTTAAACAATTCTTATGTTTCAAATTACTAAAAAAAGTGAAAACGTGTTTAATATCTCAGATTTGGTTCATAATAAAAACGTGATTTCTGTTAAACAGTCCAAACTGAGGTGAATTATGCTAAATATTATAACGAACATACTATTAACGGTGATGTCTATCTTGTCATCATCAAACGTATTAGTTACTAATCTCGAGCAAAACCAAATTGAATCACAACAATTAATGAATGTATTAATTTCTACCGAGGAAAATGAAACACAAATTAGTTTTTTAAATAAAGAATCTAATGATGATACACCATCAAATCAAAAACAGGAGTCACAAGAACTTCACAAAGTGAACTCATCTTCTGAAGTAAGTGATATTCCTAGAATAGAGGAAGATGAAGCAAAGAAAAAGGTAGCTTTAGCTAACCTACAGGCAGCTTTAAGTGAAAGTCAAAATGAAGACTTAGAAGAGAACCCACAACAAGAAGTTTCAAATCAAGCATTCAAGCTTAGTAGTTCAGGTGATGAAATTGTAAAAGTGATACCACTATCAACGATCTCAAATTCTGATAGTAAAGTAGATGAAACGGAGACTGTTTTTAAAGATTATCGTCAGACATTTTATAGTGTAACAGGTGGTGAGGTTAAAGTCGGGTATGGTCTTACTTATCAAGATGATAGCGTTAAGGTGATTGATAACGTGATGCACTATTATGATGCTCAATATGAATGGCTTCCTATTGTTGCGATAAACATTGATGAAGTATTAGAAGTGGGACTAAATGAACGTGGCATTCCTAATTACTATGGAACAGTTTTAGAAATTACTTATCCAGAAGGAGATACACAAAAAGCTATTGTTTTAGATGCATGTGGTGCTTGTAGTTGGGACAACCGTATTGATTTATGGGTGTATGATCATGATTATCAGCATGATATTAAAGGAATTGAATATCGTATCGTTAGGGAAGGATTTAAAGATGATAAAGAACAATCATGATATTGAGTCACTACAAGTAATGCTTATTAAAATGATAGAAGATCGTATGTTAAGTGAAGATGATTATAATTTAATAACGAAATACTTAGATAAGTTAAAAAATGATTTAAATAAAAAGTAGGTTTCGCTCGACCTACTTTTTTGTATTTTCTAACAACGTTTGACTATGACTTAAAAGAAAATCTTTAAATGCTGTAATGGATGGGGTGACATATTGGTTTCGAACTGATGCCAGATAAATGTAACGTTCATGTTTAGGGTTTGTAATCGGTAAAATCTTGACGTTGAATTGTTCTAAAAATGGAATTCGAGGAATAATTGCAATACCATAATTCACAGAGACTAAACCTGCTACTGCAGTATCTTCTTCAACTTCACAACGAATGGTTGGATGGATATTTGCTGCATTAAACAAAGAATCAATGATCTTACGGACTCCGCTTTCTTTATTGAAGGAGATAAATGGATAATCAATGGTCTCGTTTAAATCAATCGTTTCTTTTTGTGCTAAAGGATGCTGAGGCGGTACAATCATCACCAATTCTTGCTGAGTAATTGGAATAAATTCGATGTCTGGTTCATTTTCAACATAGGAGCAGAGAGCTAAGTCGTATTTTTCGGATTTTAAATCTTGAATCAGTTGTTTTGTGTTACCTTGCCCAAATGAGAAGCGAATATTTTGATGAGTCTCATGCTTTGAAAATTCCGTGATAAGATGAGGAATAAAGCTCGCACCTAACGTATAAATGAACCCCAACTCAATTGAACCATTTGTTTGATTAGTTAATTCACGTAATTTTTTTTCGCCTAACGCCAATTCATCTAAGGCATTTTCGACGTAAGTTAGGAAAAAACGTCCGTGTTTTGTTAAACGAATATTTCGTCCGTGTTTTTCAAAAAGAGATGTTCCAAGATCTTTTTCAAGTGAAGCAATGGCATGACTTAAACTCGGTTGAGTAATAGAGAGTTGTTCAGCAGCTTGTGTATAATGTTCTAACTTAGCTAAAACTCGAAAGTATTGAAGATGGTTTAAGTTCATATTGGGTCACCTGCCACTATTAAAAGTTTTATTATTTGATAATAGTATATCACACCTATAGATAAAATGAATGAATTTAATAATAGGAAGCGATTAGCAATCATTAAAATAAGAATTGATGATTATTGATTTAATGTGTCTTTCAATACCCTAAAAATTTTAACGTCTATTGGATGACAGTAACCTTGATTAGTTTTAAAGACATTGAAAAAATTTATCAGTAAATAAATCAGTTCCCATTTCTAGGCTCTTTCATATTTTATAGTAAAGAGATCGGAGGGGATGGTGTTGTGATTAGAAAAGAAATTGGTTATTTAAAGTTAACAACTGTGCTTATTCAGTTGCTTATTATTTTAATGTTAGCACCTGTGACTAAAAATTTTGTTGACCAACTATTTGGGGGACTTCTGATTAACGAACTAACGTTATTCATTCTATTTTTATTACATGGCTACACTTATCGAGAATGTAGCCGAAGTCGTATGTTAAAAAGTGGACACCTATTCGGAATCACAGCTGTCATGTTCCAAGTTAGTATCCCACTATATGTCTTATCAACACTCATACTTGGGGTTGAAACCTATCTACTACTAGCTAACCGTTGGCCCTTCAAAGGAAACTCAGTTAACCAAATCAAAAAAATTAAACATAAATAAAAAGAGCAAACAGCAATGTTTGCTCCTTTTTGTTGCCTTTTGCTTTTAAATGAAGTTATTATTCTGATAAAGAATGCCTAAATGCAATTTCAACGATATTATTAAATTGATCATAAAAGGTTATATTAAGGTTAGGAGCTGAAAGAGTATAAATATCTAATATTGGTGGATTAATAACTAAGTCAGGATATCCTACAGCAAATAATCCAGAATTTAATTCACTACTATAAGTAGTATCTTTATAGGTAATATCAACTCTAGTTGCATCCTTATTCCATCCAACAATCAAAATGCCATACATAATATCACTTTGGGGTTTATAAGGTTCATTTAATGTATATACTCCATATACAGGTTCACTTGTTAATGGTAATTTGGCAGAGAAAAGTTGACTCAGTCTATTAAAGTTGGTTTTATAGTAAACATTAATGTTAATATGAGATATTTTTTCTTCTAATGTAATTTCAAATGATTCAATATTTATCACATTACTATTATCTAATATAGAGAGAGGTTGAGTTTGGATAAACAGTACGAAATATACACTACAAATATAACTAATAATTAATAAACTTGTTGTTTTCCAACTTACCATTACAGGAGTTATGTTTGTTTTTTCTATTTGTTCTATTAATTGACTTTTATTGATAAAATTTAATATTTTCGATAAAATATAAAAACATAATCCACCGATTAAGATACCGATAACGTTAAATATGATATCGTTAATATCGAAATAATCAGTGGTTTTGAATAATTGTAATAATTCAATGATAAATGAGATAATGAATCCATATCTTATAAGTTTTGGAGCTGTTCGGGAACCTGAAAAGAAGAGAGAAATAAAGAATCCGAAGGGAATAGCGATTATAATTGACTTTAATCCTTGATTCAGACCATAATCAAGGGTGAATAAAGGAATTAAGTTTATTTGTTTAATAGTACTACTTAGGCTAAGTGTAAATTGTGTATCTGCTAATAGATTTAATTTAATAAATACTATAAGATATATGAGAAATAAAAAGATGAAAATTTCTCCAATATTTAATTTGCACTTTCTCTTTTTAATACGATAAATCTGGCATAAGATGAGGATAGCGATTAATATGCCTAAAATGAAGTATTCCATATTTACCACCTTTTCTATTTTAAATAAATTATATCAATAATTTGTATAAAATGGTATAATTTTGGTGATGATCTTAGAAAGAGGGGGAAGAAAATGAAAAAAATATTAACAGGTATGTTTTTGTTTATTATCTTAATGACAACTGGTAAGACATCATTTGCAAGTGAAGTTATCATTAATGATCCAAAAGTTGAAGTAGTTATTACGAAAAATGATCTAGCATTAGCGAGATTTTGGGATAAAGTTGATCATTATAATCAATTATATCTACCTGCAACATGTGGGTTATCAAGACCAGGATCAGCATTGAGTCTGTCATCGCCATACTATTTCCAAGTGAATGCATCCGTATCTGATATTTATTCAAACTATTATTTTACAAATCATAATGGGCGTATGAATATTCTTTTAGAAGAGTACTATGGACAACGCTTATTCCAGAAAACATATAAGTTCTACTTATATGAGCAAGGAACAAATAAACAAATATTAAAAATTACTCTTGATAAAGGTGATGAAGTTATTGTTCACGCATTAAATTTATCAACAAGTAAAGGGTACTATTTTAAAATAGTTCCAAATGGACAAACAAGCATTAACGGTAAAGTATATCGATAAGCTTTAGTGAAAAAAAACATCAAAGTTGATGAAGTAAAGAGAAAGGAGTAAGTTGTTCTAAGAACAACTTACTCCTTTTTTGTATAAATGAAAACCACCTGCTATGCAGGTGGTTCTAAAAAGCTTTTAGCGTGGTAATAAGATGATACTTGGAGGAAAAAGTCATCTAATATTAAGGGAAGTTATTCATAGGATAACAAGTAATAGTAAAAAAGAGTTTATTTTGTTTTGAAAGTAAAGCTAAAGGTTAGATGATTATTTATGTGGAGATGAAAAAAAGTAGGTCCTAAAGAGACAAAGAAGATGTAACTAATAAGCGTAGGTGTAAATAGGGAATTGAAAAAAATGAAATTAAGAGAGTAGCCTAGAAATCCTTTGAGGATTAAGAGGGAATGTGGTGCAGAAGTTAAGAAATTCAGAAGGCCTTTCAGGCCTAGGCCGGTAAAATAGGCTTTTAGCCGCAGAGAAAACCACCTGCTATGCAGGTGGTTCCGGAAAGCTTTTAGCGTGGTAATCAAAAGGTACTTAGAGTAAAAAGTAGACGAATATTAAGAGAAGTGAGACAAGAGGTAGAATGTAATTATAAAAGAAGATTTCACTTTATTTAGAAAGTAAGGCTAAAGGTGACAAGATAATTCGTGTAAAAATTCGATAAGCTGGTAGTCAAGAGATAGAAAAGAGGTAACTGGTCTGATGACGCTTGAATGAGTGGTTGCTGAAAAACAAGATGAAGAGAGTAAGCAAGAAATCCTTTGAGGATTAATAAGTGAATGTGGTGCAGAAGTTAAGGACTTCAGGAGGCCTTTCAGGCCTAGGCCGGCAATAGAGGCTTTCAGCCGCAGAGAAAACCACCAGTTCACACTGGTGGTTATATTCTAGTATACTTATAAATTACCTTTATTTTTTCTTAAATCTTCCACTTCTTCACCTGTTAATCCCGTTTTCTTTGCAATCATCTCATTATCTAGTACATCTAATAGATTTTTTGCAATTTGTATCGCCATATTTCGTTCGCCTTCAGCACGACCTTGGCTAATTCCTTTTTCTATTCCTTTTCTCTCTGCTTCATTTAAGGCACTAATTTTATCTTTTAAAATTTTTGCACGCATTTCATAGATTTGTCGCTGCTCACTATCGTTACTCATCTTAACAAGTTCATCTTTTGCTTCACGGATTTCCTCGATATTCATCTCTAAGCTTCTAACAATTTCGCTTTCTGGATTAATTAGAAACTCCGTCCATGCAACAAGCATATCGGTGGCATCAAGATTTTTCGGTAGCTTAGGTATTTCAATGAAGTGAACCTCTAGTACGTCCGTTAATTCTTCATGTGTGTCAATCTCTTTAAAACGATACCCGGTATGATAGTTTTTAGACTTTAAGTATTTAAAATTCAAAATATTAATACAAACTGTACGGTTTAATTGTGAATAGTCCTCACCTGATGTTAACTGTTCTTCATACATTTTACTTAAATAGTATAAGCTTCGTTTAATCATATTATATTCGTTTTTTAACTGGATTTCGATATTAATTATTTCATCATTACTTGTTTTTGCCTTAACGTCCAACCTTGAATATTTATCCTCTATAAACTGCTTACCAATCTCAGTTCCTTGAAGTTCCACACTTGTGATTTTATTGAGTGGTTTTAAAACGGCATTTAAAAATGAAATTAAAACTTTTGGATGTTTTGGTGAACCAAAAATATTTTTAAAGACGAAATCTACCTTTGGATCTAATAAACCTTTTCCCATATGTCACCTCTACTAATATTTTTAAAAGTTATATTTAATATTATTATAGCCTATAAATTAATGACATCAAACTGATGAAACACTTCTTTTTACATACTTCTTATTCTTTTAACTCAAATCTTCATAAAATAAAACAATTTTTTTGTAAAATGGCTAAAATTAGTTAAAAAAATGGAGGGAGAGTTGACGGGAATATTCATTCATATCATAATTAGTATAAGTACCTAAAAATAGTGGGTATGGGAGTAAGGAGGAAACATATGTTTGATCATTCGAATTGTGGGATTGGGGCCATTGCCAATCTAGATGGGGCATATAGTCATGAAATTATTGAACAAGGGATGACTTTATTAAAAGCCCTTAGCCATCGTGGTGGAACATCAAAAGATGGAACAGGGGATGGATGTGGCATCCTATTACAAATCCCAAAACATTTTTATCACAAAAAATATGGAATTAGTGGGCCATTTGCGGTCATGATGGCATTCTTGCCAAAAGAAATTGAAGATCGCAAAGTAGCCGTTGACAGTATCTATGAGGCTGTTCATCATTTTAATATGAAAGTCATTAAAGAAATTGAAGTACCAGTTGACTCAACATTTTTAACGCCGACAGCCAAAAAAACAGAGCCAATTCCAACTCAATTTATCTTTGATATGACTAATTATGATGAGGCCATGTTATATAAACTTCGTCGTCGTATTGAACAACACTTTAAAGATGCAAAATTATCAGATCGAGCATGTTATATTTTATCATGTTCATCACAAACGATTGTTTATAAAGGGTTATTACGACCAGAAGAGCTTCCAAACTATTATTTAGATTTAAAAGATGAAGATTTTACCTCAAATTTCTGTATCGTTCATCAACGATTTAGTACGAATACAAAACCTTCATGGAATTTAGCGCAACCATTCCGCTACTTAGCACACAACGGGGAAATTAATACTGTGTCAGGGAATATTAAATGGTCAAATGCGCGTGTGGGATTAGCGACTCATCAAGAAGTGTATCCAATTTGTAATGAGAGACACTCAGATAGTGCGAACCTAGACCGAACACTCGAAGCACTTCTTCATGAAAACTTCGAGTTAGAAGATGCAGTGACTCGTTTATTACCAAAAGCTTATGAGCAAGATGCACGATTAAGCGATGACTTAAAAGCTTATTATGAATATAGTGGATTAAAACAAGAAGCATGGGACGGACCAGCAGGGGTAATCGTCTGTGATGGTCATAAATTAATTGCGACCCTTGATCGTAATGGATTACGTCCATTCCGCTACATTCAAACGGAAAATCAAATTATTTTAGCCTCTGAAATCGGAGTTTTAAATACACCACTTGAAGACATCAAAGTCGCAAGTCGTATCCAAGCAAGTGAAATTCTTTGTGTGGACTTAGATACACAAACGATTACGACAGATGCAGATATCAAAGCAGTTTTAGCGACACAACAACCTTATCGCGAGTGGTTAAGTGAGAAAGTCATTAAACCAAATGCGACGCACAACTTCTGTCCAGATATTCAGAACTTTGAAGAAAATGAGAAAAAATTTGCTTACACAAAAGCTGAATATTTACAAGAGTTAAAATCATTAGTCGAGACTGGAAAAGAAGCCATTGGCTCATTCCCTTATACAGCGGCTTTAAATTTATTACAAGATCGTCCACAATTATTCTTTGATTTCTTTAAACAAAACTTTGCTCAAGTCACGAATCCACCATTAGATTCGATTCGTGAAAAATCAGTCTTCTCATTAACTTCCAGCTTAACGTCTGTTACTTCATTACATGATGGTAAACTCGATTTCCCAGTTTATGAATTTTCAACACCGTTAATCACGAGTGATCAGTTTGAAGCCATTTTAAATGAGAAGCAATTTAATCCAGCGATTATTAGCTTAGCTTGCCAAACAACCCTTTGTGAATCGATTGAAATTTTCAAAGCTAATATTAAAAAGACGGTTAATGAAGGAACAAAGGTCATTATTTTAGATCAAGAAGCAGCGGGAAAAGTTATTCCGTCATTAATGGCAACGACGGTGGCACATGATGTATTAGTTGACTTAGGAAAACGTCTAGAAGTTCGTTTAGTTGTGAAATCGGCAGATGCACGTTTACCAATTCATCATGCGATGTTAATTGCTTATGGAGCAGACGTTATTTTTCCATATTTCTGCTATGAATATATTGCGCGTCAGGTAGAAAATAAAGATGAAGCATTGAGTACTTATATTAAAGGATGCGATGCTGCTTTATTAAAATTAATGGCGAAGATGGGGATTGCAACGATTGCTTCTTATCGTGGATCAAAAGTATTTGAAGTCGTTGGTCTAGATGAAGAAGTCACATCTTTATTCACAACAAAAGCTTCTATTTTTGGTGGAAAATCATTTGAAGACCTTGATGCCAATCTGCTTGGAGAAGGTCTTGACTTAAATAAAGTAAACGAATATCAAAATATGGATTCAACTTTCATGAACCATGCTTACTCGAAAAAGTTCATTAAAGAGATTAAAGCAGCTGTTGTTGCGAATGATTATGATGCGTTCAAAGCCATTATGGAAGCCGAGCGTAACCGTAAAATCAACTTACGTGACTGTTTAGAATTGCAGAGTGAGACTCAATTACCACTTGAAGAGGTACAAAGTGAAGAAGAAATCGTTCGTCAATTTGTTGCCTCAGCCATGTCATATGGGGCCTTGTCGATTGAAGCTCATCGTACGATTGCTCGTGCGATGAACGAACTAGGAGCGGCTTCAAATAGTGGTGAAGGTGGAGAATTGGTTGAGCGTTTTGGGACAATCACAGCCTCAAAAGTGAAACAAGTCGCATCAGGCCGCTTTGGAGTGACGTATGATTACTTAAGAAGTGCCCAAGAAATTCAAATTAAAATGGCACAGGGAGCAAAACCAGGAGAGGGTGGACACTTACCAAAATCAAAAGTCGATGAACATATCGCCCGTGTTCGCTATGCGAAACAAGGAGTAGATTTAATTTCACCACCTCCACATCATGATATTTATTCAATTGAAGATTTAGCTCAATTAATTTATGATTTACAAACAACAAATCCAAGCGCAACGGTGAGTGTGAAATTAGCCTCATTAGCTAATGTTGGAACCATTGCGAATGGAGTTGTTAAAGCGGGTGCAAAAAAAGTTGTTATTTCAGGATTTAATGGCGGAACCGGAGCTTCTCCAAAATCATCATTAAAATATACTGGGCTACCATGGGAGTATGGATTATTCCAAACTCATAAATCATTACTTGAAAATGATGTACGTCATGAAACGCTGATTCAAGTAGATGGACAAATTAAGTCAGGATATGATGTTGTTTTAGGATCAATCTTAGGAGCGGATGAATTTGGATTCGGAACGATGTGCTTAGTCATGGTAGACTGTATTGGATGTAAGCAATGTCATACTGGAAAATGTCCAGCAGGAATTACGACACAAAATGAAACATTACGTTCACGTTTAAAAGAGGATCCAACAATGTTAAAAACATATATGACATTTGTTGCTCGTCAAACTCGTGAATTAATGGCTAATTTAGGTGTTCGCACGTTAGCAGAGCTTCGTGGACGTACAGAATTGATTCAAATTCCAACAGAAAATGCATATCATTTAAAGCTTGACTGGTTAGAATCATTACCAGTGACACAAGAAATGAATGTGGTGAATCCGACACTTAATGCAGTCAATCTGTCAACGAATGAAGTTAATACGATTGATACGTCTTTAAGAACACTTGGGGTTCAATTTGTGAGTGAGGAAGCACGTACATTTAAAACATATGGCTATGCGGGACAAAGTTTTGGAGCTCTTATGAATGAAAGTGTTGAGTTAATCCATACAGGCTATGCAAATGATTATGTTGGGAAAGGATTAAGCGGTGGACATATCACGGTTAAAGCAGACGAAACGACACGTAAAAAAGCCGATCAAGATCCGACTTATACAAATCATCACTTAATTGCTGGGAACACGATTCTTTATGGAGCAACATCAGGAACATGTTATTTAGAAGGTCGTGTTGGAGAACGTTTTGCTGTTCGTAATTCAGGAGCAACAGCCGTCAACCACGGAATGGGTGTTCATGCTTGTGAATATATGACAGGCGGGGTTGTTGTCTCACTTGGATCGGTTCAAGCGAATGTTGGAGCCGGAATGACAGGTGGATTACTATATCTATACAAAGCAAAATATTTAAATGAAAAATTAAATGAATCTTATGTTAAAGCATTTGACATGAAAAATCGTCATATCGAGATTTTAAAAGAAATATTAGTTGATTATGTCGCAAAAACAAACAATCAATTAGCCACACAAATTTTAAATAACTTCGAACACGAAGTTTTAAACTTCACCCTCGTCACATCAGCTGACTATTATCAATTAGAACTATAACTAAAAGGGACACCTCGTTTGAGATGTCCCTCTTTAAATTTCTTATAATTCATTACTGATTTCTTTGTTTAGAATTTGATATCACGACTTTATCAATGTTTTTATTATTTTTTTGAAAATAAAGTTTGAAAGGTAAGCGGGTAATAATAACACGTATAGAAAAAAGAAGACCTCACCTGTAGACTGAAAGTACAGATGAGGTCTCTTTTCTTTTAGATTCCTTTACAATATTCTTGAACATTTTTTGCCCATGGTAAAAAGTCCTCCAAGAGCTTTGGTTTCATTAAAAACTCAACATTTGGTAGGTGTTCAAATAAATAAGTTAAATACTTATAGACATTTAAGCCATGTTCCTTAGCCGTTTCGATGACGCTATAAATGATCGTATTGGCTTCAGCCCCTGATAAGCTTGTTGAAAATAAGTAATTTTTCCGTCCAATCACCACGGTTTTGATGGCACGTTCGGCACGATTATTCGATACTTCTAATCGTCCATCTTTCAAAAATGCCATCAGTTCTTTCTTTTGATTTAAAACATAGTGAACCGCAGTTTGTAACTTACCTTTCATGGGAATGAAGCTCCCTAGAAAGTCATAAAAAGCTTCGATCACTGGCTTGACCTGTAACTGACGTTGCTCATAACGCTCCTCAGGCGATAATTCCTGGAGTTCTCGTTCAATCTTAAAAATTTGGTTACAGTAGTCAATGGCTTGTTTTGCTTTCCCATTCTTCCCTGGCACATCCTTGAACTTGCGACGGGCATGCGCCCAACATCCCACTAATTCAATATTCGGTAAGTTCTTATATCCGGAATAACCATCACAATGCAGGTAGCCTTTAAATCCATCGAGTAATTGTTCAGCGACGACTCTTGCACGAGTTAAATCTGCGTGATAATAAACGATGGGTGTTTCGCATTCTTTACCTGTTTGAATTAACCAGATTCGTGCTTGAGAGGTTGGGTCACGTCCATCCGTTCGATTTAACACTTGATAGTGTGTTTCATCGGCATGAAGAACTTCTTCTTTTACTAAGATTTTGGCGAAATAATCGTAAAGTGGGCGTAACCAATCATTGGCGACTTTGATCATCCAGTTCGCCATGGTGCGTCGACTTAATTCTAAACCATACGTCTTCCATTCTTTCTCTTGACGATAAAGGGGGAGGCTTAATTCATACTTTTGATGAATCATCCAGGCTAGAACACTAGGCCCAGCTAAGCTCCTTTGGATCGGTCCTTTAGGGACTTCAGCACATTGAATGGGCTGTGGTTCATAGAAATCATCATGACAATCACACTTATAAGCGTGTGAATAGTACACTTTTTTATATAACTTGGCTGGGATAAAACAAACCTCTTCACGAATAATTTTCTTTCCTATCGGTTTCATCTTTTCACCACAAGACTCACATTGGCAAGCTTCATCGTGTAACTCACAGTGAACTTCTTCAATCGGTAAATCTTTGGTTAACTCGGCTTTACGACCGGATACCTTACGTCGACGATACGTGATTTCTTCTGTGGGTTCAGTCTTTGTTTCGTGGTTTTCTAAATGAGGATCCTCAAAAAGTGAGAGTTGATTGGGATCAACTTTAGTTTTCTCGCTTGAGGATCCAAAAAGCTTTTTTGTTAGAAATTCTACTTGTTCCGTTAATTGTTGAATTTTTAGAGTCTGCTCAGTGATTTGTTGATCTTGTTGAGTGATTCGTTGAGTTTGTTGATCCAGTTTTTTTAATAAGTTCTGATTTTCTTTGATTAGTTTTGATTCAAACGTACTCAACGGTGCCACCTCTTTTTCTAAATGATTCATGTTAGGCTTAGTATGCCCAAAAGTAGATAGAAAATACAGGTTTTATTACCATTTTATAATGATTTAAATCAGACATCCTGTTTGAGCTGGTTTAATGGCTTTAGGTTGTTGGATAGATAAGCCTTCAAGTAGCCAACGAAGCTCCTGACTCGTTAATTTTTTGACTTCTTCTTGGTTTCGTGGCCATTGAAGGTTACCCTTCTCAATCCGTTTATATAATAAGATAAAACCGTCTTTATCC is a window from the Turicibacter bilis genome containing:
- a CDS encoding VanZ family protein codes for the protein MEYFILGILIAILILCQIYRIKKRKCKLNIGEIFIFLFLIYLIVFIKLNLLADTQFTLSLSSTIKQINLIPLFTLDYGLNQGLKSIIIAIPFGFFISLFFSGSRTAPKLIRYGFIISFIIELLQLFKTTDYFDINDIIFNVIGILIGGLCFYILSKILNFINKSQLIEQIEKTNITPVMVSWKTTSLLIISYICSVYFVLFIQTQPLSILDNSNVINIESFEITLEEKISHININVYYKTNFNRLSQLFSAKLPLTSEPVYGVYTLNEPYKPQSDIMYGILIVGWNKDATRVDITYKDTTYSSELNSGLFAVGYPDLVINPPILDIYTLSAPNLNITFYDQFNNIVEIAFRHSLSE
- a CDS encoding LysR family transcriptional regulator, whose protein sequence is MNLNHLQYFRVLAKLEHYTQAAEQLSITQPSLSHAIASLEKDLGTSLFEKHGRNIRLTKHGRFFLTYVENALDELALGEKKLRELTNQTNGSIELGFIYTLGASFIPHLITEFSKHETHQNIRFSFGQGNTKQLIQDLKSEKYDLALCSYVENEPDIEFIPITQQELVMIVPPQHPLAQKETIDLNETIDYPFISFNKESGVRKIIDSLFNAANIHPTIRCEVEEDTAVAGLVSVNYGIAIIPRIPFLEQFNVKILPITNPKHERYIYLASVRNQYVTPSITAFKDFLLSHSQTLLENTKK
- a CDS encoding Rpn family recombination-promoting nuclease/putative transposase, translated to MGKGLLDPKVDFVFKNIFGSPKHPKVLISFLNAVLKPLNKITSVELQGTEIGKQFIEDKYSRLDVKAKTSNDEIINIEIQLKNEYNMIKRSLYYLSKMYEEQLTSGEDYSQLNRTVCINILNFKYLKSKNYHTGYRFKEIDTHEELTDVLEVHFIEIPKLPKNLDATDMLVAWTEFLINPESEIVRSLEMNIEEIREAKDELVKMSNDSEQRQIYEMRAKILKDKISALNEAERKGIEKGISQGRAEGERNMAIQIAKNLLDVLDNEMIAKKTGLTGEEVEDLRKNKGNL